Proteins encoded by one window of Lathyrus oleraceus cultivar Zhongwan6 chromosome 1, CAAS_Psat_ZW6_1.0, whole genome shotgun sequence:
- the LOC127090138 gene encoding uncharacterized protein LOC127090138: MAARNVKIPEPSTDVKKPHSMASLYLDPINVKPNVGASEECPVMRNVMKNVEASEISNRPRFVTTLSKSSMIVADRDDVDKNIHSLEKSKDKEDSDGMSGDLAEKEANSVEKKDQSTDIVNIDDMDSDDVPIGQRLAPGITKRLKNKKDIVSTTRKQAYGKKIPANIPEVPIDNISFHHVENVEKWNFVYQRRLALESELGKYAFECNKVMSMIQEVGLMKTVTSFGKCYKILVKEFIVNVSKDCDNKRSKKFKKVYVIGRCVDLSHEIINRFLGRNEEEQDEVEVSENVICREITAK, translated from the exons ATGGCTGCTAGAAATGTCAAAATCCCTGAACCCTCTACTGATGTAAAGAAACCTCATTCAATGGCAAGCCTGTACCTTGATCCCATTAATGTCAAACCTAATGTTGGTGCTTCTGAAGAATGTCCTGTCATGCGAAATGTTATGAAAAATGTCGAAGCCTCTGAAATTAGTAATAGACCTAGATTTGTTACTACCTTGAGTAAATCTAGCATGATTGTTGCAGATAGAGACGACGTAGATAAGAATATTCAT TCTCTTGAAAAATCGAAAGACAAAGAGGATTCTGATGGGATGTCTGGTGATCTAGCTGAAAAAGAAGCAAATTCTGTAGAGAAAAAGGATCAATCTACTGACATAGTAAATATAGATGATATGGACTCTGATGATGTGCCCATTGGTCAAAGACTGGCTCCAGGAATAACTAAAAGGTTAAAGAACAAAAAAG ATATCGTTTCTACTACTAGAAAGCAAGCTTATGGGAAGAAGATTCCTGCAAATATTCCTGAAGTTCCAATTGACAACATTTCCTTTCATCATGTGGAGAATGTTGAAAAATGGAATTTTGTTTATCAAAGAAGACTAGCACTAGAAAGCGAACTTGGCAAATATGCTTTTGAATGCAACAAGGTGATGAGTATGATTCAAGAAGTTGGGTTAATGAAAACTGTTACTAGCTTTGGAAAGTGTTATAAAATACTTGTTAAAGAATTTATTGTGAATGTCTCGAAGGATTGTGATAATAAGAGGAGCAAGAAGTTTAAAAAAGTGTATGTCATAGGAAGATGCGTGGATTTATCTCATGAAATCATAAATAGGTTTTTGGGCAGAAATGAAGAAGAACAAGATGAGGTGGAAGTCTCTGAAAATGTTATTTGCAGAGAGATTACTGCTAAATAA